A genomic segment from Bombus huntii isolate Logan2020A chromosome 13, iyBomHunt1.1, whole genome shotgun sequence encodes:
- the LOC126872664 gene encoding uncharacterized protein LOC126872664 isoform X2 has translation MLLLLLHVVSILCLSTSEIEAEKSGWNVDPNTQYHIQTDEGPERYFRFQTLNGQYRKEKRLLDGTVIGTEGWLDPLGYLRLKDYIADDNGFRILRSKMIYVGKNRPIYDAVTEAKRVPPQTGILVQPARPPNPFRQPEREHVVPLVGNDINSGYYASTTIKPEADYSSAVSNSNNYYYNPNRASSSSDLGNLNNYSRNTYQNFPAARNEHLKPSFQLPTATSRSNPTAFPQFDGTYNTANGFQYYLKRQYHEEEQDSSGAHVGSFGYIDPFGIRRVIYFKTDPQTGRFLHQKNNKYVGFESTPYDLSLPNTYRRNSRSTT, from the exons GTTTCCATCTTGTGTTTGTCTACGAGTGAAATAGAAGCTGAAAAAAGTGGTTGGAACGTTGATCCAAATACGCAATATCATATTCAAACCGACGAAGGACCTGAAAGGTACTTTCGTTTCCAAACATTAAATGGACAATACAGAAAGGAGAAAAGATTATTGGATGGTACAGTTATCGGCACAGAAGGCTGGCTAGACCCTCTTGGATATTTACGACTCAAAGATTACATAGCTGACGATAACGGATTTCGAATTCTCAG GTCGAAAATGATTTATGTGGGTAAAAACAGACCTATTTACGATGCTGTAACGGAAGCAAAAAGAGTGCCTCCTCAAACTGGAATTCTTGTACAACCAGCACGTCCACCAAATCCTTTCAG acAACCAGAAAGAGAACACGTTGTTCCTTTAGTTGGTAACGACATAAATTCAGGTTATTACGCCAGCACCACTATTAAACCTGAAGCTGATTATTCTTCTGCTGTATCTAATTCTAACAATTACTACTACAATCCAAATCGAGCAAGTTCTTCGTCTGATCTTGGCAATTTAAACAACTATTCTCGAAATACCTACCAGAATTTTCCTGCTGCTCGAAATGAACATCTGAAACCAAGCTTTCAATTACCAACAGCTACATCACGAAGTAATCCAACGGCATTTCCTCAATTCGATGGAACATACAACACTGCTAACGGATTCcaatattatttgaaaaggCAGTATCACGAAGAGGAACAAGATTCAAGTGGAGCACATGTCGGTTCTTTCGGTTACATCGACCCATTTGGTATTAGAAGggtaatatatttcaaaacaGATCCGCAAACTGGTAGATTTCTACATcagaaaaataacaaatacgtGGGATTCGAATCAACTCCGTATGATCTATCGTTACCTAATACGTACAGACGTAACTCAAGATCAACAACGTAA
- the LOC126872675 gene encoding endocuticle structural glycoprotein ABD-4-like — MKTIVIAIVVGLAAAQDSNYNARNNYHEDRSNPPTDERRGPLTTTPIPILHWNKQQEHDGTYKASYETGNNIIAEESGYIKKVGEGEEQGEALVQQGSFSYTSPEGKLITIHYTADETGFHATGDHIPTPPPVSEEIQKGLDLIFAGIRQQEEADAREAAQKGQQQPLNQQIERRDNYDRKFRK, encoded by the exons GTAATAGCGATAGTTGTGGGATTAGCAGCAGCGCAAGATTCAAATTACAATGCTCGTAACAATTACCACGAGGATAGATCGAATCCTCCGACTGACGAAAGAAGGGGTCCATTGACGACCACGCCTATTCCAATTTTACATTGGAATAAACAGCAAGAGCACGATGGAACTTATAAAGCTAG ctatgaaacgGGAAACAATATTATCGCTGAGGAGAGCGGTTACATTAAGAAAGTAGGCGAAGGCGAGGAACAAGGAGAAGCGTTGGTCCAACAAGGAAGCTTCTCATACACGAGTCCCGAAGGGAAGCTGATCACCATCCATTATACGGCCGACGAGACTGGCTTTCACGCGACCGGAGATCACATTCCCACGCCACCGCCAGTCAGCGAAGAGATTCAGAAAGGCCTCGACCTCATCTTTGCAGGCATTCGTCAGCAAGAG GAAGCAGATGCGCGTGAAGCAGCTCAAAAGGGGCAACAGCAACCTTTGAATCAGCAAATCGAACGGCGAGATAATTATGATAGAAAATTTCGGAAatga
- the LOC126872664 gene encoding uncharacterized protein LOC126872664 isoform X1, which translates to MLLWILSCLNLLTVSILCLSTSEIEAEKSGWNVDPNTQYHIQTDEGPERYFRFQTLNGQYRKEKRLLDGTVIGTEGWLDPLGYLRLKDYIADDNGFRILRSKMIYVGKNRPIYDAVTEAKRVPPQTGILVQPARPPNPFRQPEREHVVPLVGNDINSGYYASTTIKPEADYSSAVSNSNNYYYNPNRASSSSDLGNLNNYSRNTYQNFPAARNEHLKPSFQLPTATSRSNPTAFPQFDGTYNTANGFQYYLKRQYHEEEQDSSGAHVGSFGYIDPFGIRRVIYFKTDPQTGRFLHQKNNKYVGFESTPYDLSLPNTYRRNSRSTT; encoded by the exons GTTTCCATCTTGTGTTTGTCTACGAGTGAAATAGAAGCTGAAAAAAGTGGTTGGAACGTTGATCCAAATACGCAATATCATATTCAAACCGACGAAGGACCTGAAAGGTACTTTCGTTTCCAAACATTAAATGGACAATACAGAAAGGAGAAAAGATTATTGGATGGTACAGTTATCGGCACAGAAGGCTGGCTAGACCCTCTTGGATATTTACGACTCAAAGATTACATAGCTGACGATAACGGATTTCGAATTCTCAG GTCGAAAATGATTTATGTGGGTAAAAACAGACCTATTTACGATGCTGTAACGGAAGCAAAAAGAGTGCCTCCTCAAACTGGAATTCTTGTACAACCAGCACGTCCACCAAATCCTTTCAG acAACCAGAAAGAGAACACGTTGTTCCTTTAGTTGGTAACGACATAAATTCAGGTTATTACGCCAGCACCACTATTAAACCTGAAGCTGATTATTCTTCTGCTGTATCTAATTCTAACAATTACTACTACAATCCAAATCGAGCAAGTTCTTCGTCTGATCTTGGCAATTTAAACAACTATTCTCGAAATACCTACCAGAATTTTCCTGCTGCTCGAAATGAACATCTGAAACCAAGCTTTCAATTACCAACAGCTACATCACGAAGTAATCCAACGGCATTTCCTCAATTCGATGGAACATACAACACTGCTAACGGATTCcaatattatttgaaaaggCAGTATCACGAAGAGGAACAAGATTCAAGTGGAGCACATGTCGGTTCTTTCGGTTACATCGACCCATTTGGTATTAGAAGggtaatatatttcaaaacaGATCCGCAAACTGGTAGATTTCTACATcagaaaaataacaaatacgtGGGATTCGAATCAACTCCGTATGATCTATCGTTACCTAATACGTACAGACGTAACTCAAGATCAACAACGTAA